One Brassica napus cultivar Da-Ae chromosome C2, Da-Ae, whole genome shotgun sequence DNA window includes the following coding sequences:
- the LOC106431726 gene encoding uncharacterized protein LOC106431726, producing the protein MESRGVPFRSILAHSLWITLVGILLFTLSTTKRHNFGYIKFFSVSGTLLITLPWMIQLLVTSAVILLYKARGYNLMWIVRSPKPSNENHLTNVVTISSSSSPLPSGQALKKGDTGEIEIKIVIPKSPMSTHLEIEGSKNSKLLTNVSHVA; encoded by the coding sequence ATGGAAAGCAGAGGCGTCCCTTTCAGATCAATCCTAGCTCATTCTCTCTGGATAACTCTTGTTGGAATCCTTCTCTTCACTCTCTCAACCACGAAAAGACATAACTTTGGTTACATCAAGTTCTTTTCGGTATCAGGAACATTGCTCATAACCTTACCTTGGATGATTCAACTTCTGGTCACTTCTGCTGTCATTTTACTTTACAAGGCTAGAGGTTACAACCTGATGTGGATTGTCCGGTCACCGAAACCATCCAACGAGAATCATCTCACAAACGTTGTCACtatatcttcttcatcatctcctctaCCTTCTGGCCAAGCTCTGAAGAAAGGTGACACTGGTGAGATCGAGATTAAAATTGTGATTCCAAAAAGCCCAATGTCAACTCATTTGGAGATCGAAGGAAGCAAAAACTCCAAACTTCTCACAAATGTATCACATGTTGCTTAA
- the LOC106431728 gene encoding putative L-type lectin-domain containing receptor kinase I.10, protein MLLLLIFPLDINKQYFNTCITKTQAHILLCSVKTDPNFFSSSSAMTYGLLQKILVFTCFHLIYLSSQQELNFVYDSFGGQENLFLDGSATVLPNGLLQLTNASDHQMAHVFYKKPIGLSSSKPLSFSTHFICALVPRPGFEGGHGMAFVVSTSMDFSHAESDRYLGVFNVSKNGSPSSDVLAVELDTIRNPDFEDIDSNHVGIDVHSPLSVGTASASYYSDIKGNNQSINLLSGKPLQVWVEYEDTMLNVSIAPLEVQKPSQPLLSQPINLTEVFPNSSRLFVGFSAATGTATSYQYILSWSFCTNRRSLQKLNISRLPEVPQPRSEHKNYSQLITILLGFIATMGLGVLIGVYLFKKCKYAEVTEEWEKEFGAHRFSYESLYNATKGFNKDGFLGKGGFGEVYRGTLLLSREIAVKRMFHNDDQGVKQFVSEVVSMRCLKHRNLVPFLGYCRRKHELLLVSEYMPNGSLDEHLFDDEKPVLSWPQRLVILKGIASALCYLHTGADQVVLHRDIKASNIMLDAEFNGRLGDFGMARFHDHGEYACPTGAVGTIGYMAPEIIDMVASTGTDVYAFGVFMLEVTCGRRPVEPQLQCEKRVLVKWVCECWKREYLLDAVDPRLGDDFLPEEVEMVMKLGLLCSNIMPESRPTMEHVVLYLNNSLPLPDVSPYTVGFSSHSSVLIDAASLVASRSWSASSASSS, encoded by the coding sequence ATGCTTTTGCTGCTAATATTCCCTTTGGATATAAACAAACAATACTTTAACACTTGCATCACTAAAACACAAGCTCACATCCTTCTTTGTTCTGTCAAAACAGATCCAAACTTCTTTAGTTCGTCATCAGCAATGACCTATGGATTGCTTCAGAAGATCCTGGTGTTCACTTGTTTTCATCTGATTTATCTATCAAGTCAACAAGAGTTGAACTTTGTCTATGACAGTTTTGGAGGGCAAGAAAATCTTTTTCTTGATGGATCTGCAACAGTTCTTCCCAATGGATTACTTCAGCTTACAAACGCTTCAGACCATCAAATGGCTCATGTTTTCTACAAGAAACCAATCGGTCTCAGTTCCTCTAAACCACTCTCCTTCTCAACACACTTCATTTGTGCTCTTGTGCCTCGGCCAGGCTTTGAAGGTGGACATGGCATGGCCTTTGTAGTATCTACCTCTATGGATTTCTCACACGCAGAGTCAGATAGATACTTGGGGGTTTTCAACGTGTCGAAAAATGGATCCCCCTCTTCTGATGTGCTTGCTGTTGAGCTTGACACTATTCGGAATCCAGATTTTGAAGACATTGATAGCAATCATGTGGGGATTGATGTCCACAGTCCTCTGTCTGTAGGAACAGCTTCAGCTTCTTACTATTCAGACATTAAGGGTAATAACCAAAGCATAAACCTCCTGAGTGGAAAACCATTACAGGTATGGGTGGAATATGAAGACACTATGCTCAATGTCTCAATAGCTCCTCTTGAAGTCCAGAAGCCAAGTCAGCCTCTCTTGTCCCAACCCATCAATCTTACAGAAGTTTTTCCAAATAGTTCAAGACTTTTTGTTGGGTTCTCTGCAGCAACAGGCACAGCTACTAGTTATCAGTATATTCTTTCATGGAGTTTTTGCACAAACAGAAGATCTTTACAGAAACTTAACATCTCAAGACTCCCTGAAGTTCCTCAACCAAGATCTGAACATAAGAATTATTCTCAACTAATCACTATCCTGCTTGGTTTTATAGCTACCATGGGCTTGGGTGTTCTTATAGGAGTGTATCTTTTCAAGAAGTGTAAGTATGCAGAAGTAACTGAAGAATGGGAAAAGGAGTTTGGTGCACACAGATTCTCTTACGAGTCCTTATACAATGCAACAAAAGGGTTCAACAAGGATGGGTTTCTCGGAAAAGGAGGCTTTGGAGAAGTGTACAGAGGAACTCTTCTTCTAAGCAGAGAGATAGCTGTCAAGAGAATGTTCCATAATGATGATCAAGGTGTGAAGCAGTTTGTGTCTGAAGTGGTGAGCATGAGATGTCTGAAACACAGGAACCTTGTTCCATTTCTTGGGTATTGCAGGAGAAAGCATGAGCTTCTTCTGGTCTCTGAGTACATGCCCAACGGTAGTCTTGACGAGCATTTGTTTGACGACGAGAAACCAGTACTTTCTTGGCCTCAGAGACTTGTGATCCTTAAGGGTATAGCCTCAGCTCTTTGTTATTTGCATACAGGTGCTGACCAAGTTGTTCTGCACCGAGATATCAAAGCTTCTAACATTATGTTGGACGCTGAGTTCAACGGAAGGCTAGGGGATTTTGGAATGGCTAGGTTTCATGACCATGGAGAGTATGCATGCCCAACAGGAGCCGTTGGAACTATAGGTTACATGGCGCCGGAGATAATTGATATGGTGGCTTCCACTGGAACTGATGTGTACGCCTTTGGTGTTTTCATGCTTGAAGTTACATGTGGGAGGAGGCCTGTGGAGCCACAGTTACAATGTGAGAAGCGAGTTCTGGTGAAATGGGTTTGTGAGTGCTGGAAAAGGGAATATTTGCTTGATGCTGTTGACCCGAGACTGGGAGATGACTTCTTACCTGAGGAAGTGGAGATGGTTATGAAACTTGGTTTGTTATGTTCAAATATCATGCCGGAATCAAGGCCTACGATGGAGCACGTGGTTCTATACTTAAACAACAGTCTGCCTTTGCCAGATGTCTCACCATATACTGTGGGGTTTAGCAGTCATTCTTCGGTTTTGATTGATGCAGCATCTCTTGTAGCTTCAAGGAGCTGGTCAGCTTCCTCAGCCTCTTCTTCCTAG